A window from Phoenix dactylifera cultivar Barhee BC4 unplaced genomic scaffold, palm_55x_up_171113_PBpolish2nd_filt_p 001950F, whole genome shotgun sequence encodes these proteins:
- the LOC120109248 gene encoding kinesin-like protein KIN-4C, which produces MDISDTEESDEFESDLGDEDWVESGKKMVKKFDQCCSCSQISFCKTKKCECQAAGSPCTTSCGCIPSRCSNREGGVVKKELEEASLADGTENDGSHSSLNHLDKKSRGLVSNGAMLLQSALSEWLAKENQDMQPRKPLSDIANTVVHKNVSQQSRRKKWRKSTIQLIPSEPFPSPMPESNEAPRTRVDVPLRLPRAMDSVLLVDNPPLTDPDSVNDDGSVGSNKDGRGNIPSRSLVRFLEGSR; this is translated from the exons ATGGACATATCTGATACTGAGGAGTCAGATGAATTTGAATCTGACTTGGGTGATGAAGATTGGGTAGAATCTGGAAAGAAGATGGTGAAAAA GTTTGATCAGTGTTGCTCTTGTTCACAGATCTCATTCTGTAAAACTAAGAAATGCGAATGCCAAGCTGCTGGTAGTCCATGCACCACTTCTTGTGGGTGCATACCTTCAAGATGCAGTAACAGAGAAGGTGGTGTCGTTAAGAAGGAGTTGGAAGAAGCATCCCTTGCAGACGGAACAGAGAATGATGGAAGTCATTCTTCATTAAATCATCTTGATAAGAAGAGCAGAGGACTGGTTTCTAATGGAGCCATGCTGCTTCAGAGTGCTCTGAGCGAGTGGTTAGCCAAAGAAAATCAAGATATGCAGCCAAGAAAGCCCCTGTCTGATATTGCGAATACCGTG GTTCATAAAAATGTGTCTCAGCAAAGCCGGAGGAAGAAATGGCGCAAGTCAACAATTCAGCTCATTCCATCCGAACCTTTTCCATCCCCCATGCCAGAAAGCAATGAAGCTCCTAGGACTAGGGTTGATGTTCCCCTTAGACTACCACGAGCAATGGATTCTGTGCTCTTGGTTGACAACCCTCCCCTTACAGATCCGGATTCTGTGAATGATGATGGGTCTGTGGGTAGCAACAAGGATGGTAGGGGCAACATTCCTTCAAGATCGCTGGTCCGGTTTTTAGAAGGCAGCAGATGA
- the LOC103710069 gene encoding protein RICE SALT SENSITIVE 3, whose translation MEEQLNPLAATHLLQHTLRSLCIHDNSQWVYAVFWRILPRNYPPPKWDLQGGPYDRTRANRRNWILVWEDGFCNFAASSCEQSCPGGSSAYEPQQMKGLKPELFFKMSHEIYNFGEGLIGKVAADHSHKWVFQEPRDHEINFLSPWNDPADSHPRTWEAQFQSGIKTIALIAVREGVVQLGAVNKVMEDISSVVLLRKKFSLLESIPGVLLPHPSAAAFPMRMEYGCNASENWPAMAPPMEFYDHYFSPQVRITPSMSSLEALLSRLPSVGPAPSGSSTGYYEMPPGLVPAPRPPMGLMGMAKEKMEEYGNERGMDFRGESSSSVSYYLNATPTKPKEGQF comes from the exons ATGGAGGAGCAACTCAACCCCTTAGCTGCTACTCATCTCCTCCAGCACACACTGAGAAGCTTGTGCATCCATGACAACTCCCAGTGGGTCTATGCTGTGTTCTGGAGGATCTTGCCTAGGAATTATCCCCCACCTaa ATGGGATCTCCAGGGAGGGCCTTATGACAGAACTAGAGCAAACAGAAGGAATTG GATACTGGTGTGGGAGGATGGGTTCTGCAATTTTGCTGCTTCCTCATGCGAGCAGAGTTGCCCCGGGGGCTCCTCAGCCTACGAGCCTCAGCAGATGAAGGGCCTAAAACCTGAACTCTTCTTCAAGATGTCACATGAGATCTACAACTTTGGAGAAGG TTTGATTGGAAAGGTGGCTGCAGATCACAGCCATAAATGGGTGTTCCAGGAACCCCGGGATCATGAAATCAATTTCCTCTCCCCATGGAACGACCCTGCTGATTCT CACCCAAGGACTTGGGAGGCTCAGTTCCAGTCTGGTATCAAG ACAATTGCTCTGATTGCAGTCAGAGAAGGTGTTGTACAATTAGGAGCTGTTAacaag GTGATGGAGGACATAAGCTCTGTGGTTCTACTGCGCAAGAAGTTCAGCTTGCTCGAGAGCATCCCAGGCGTCCTCCTGCCGCACCCTTCGGCGGCGGCCTTCCCTATGAGGATGGAATATGGGTGCAATGCATCTGAGAATTGGCCGGCGATGGCACCGCCCATGGAGTTCTACGACCACTACTTCAGCCCGCAGGTAAGGATCACCCCGTCAATGAGCAGCCTGGAAGCACTCCTCTCCAGGCTCCCCTCGGTGGGGCCTGCACCGTCCGGGTCCTCGACGGGGTACTACGAGATGCCGCCTGGGCTCGTGCCAGCTCCGAGGCCTCCAATGGGGTTGATGGGGATGGCCAAGGAAAAGATGGAGGAGTATGGGAATGAGAGAGGCATGGACTTTCGTGGGGAGAGCAGCAGCTCCGTGTCCTATTATCTCAATGCGACGCCGACTAAACCAAAGGAGGGCCAGTTTTGA
- the LOC103710044 gene encoding RING-H2 finger protein ATL48-like produces the protein MEKMGAADSQLEDLFEQKKPVRNPLVPVGALLTAGVLTAGLISFRQGNSQLGQKLMRARVVVQGATVALMVGSAYYYGD, from the exons ATGGAGAAGATGGGAGCCGCCGACTCTCAGCTTGAGGACCTCTTCGAGCAGAAGAAGCCCGTCAGGAACCCTCTCGTCCCCGTCG GTGCACTTCTTACCGCTGGTGTGCTTACAGCGGGCCTGATCAGCTTCAGACAAGGAAATTCTCAACTGGGACAGAAGCTAATGAGGGCTCGTGTTGTAGTTCAGGGTGCGACGGTTGCTCTGATGGTTGGCAGTGCTTATTACTATGGAGATTGA